The following coding sequences lie in one Ostrea edulis chromosome 8, xbOstEdul1.1, whole genome shotgun sequence genomic window:
- the LOC130046333 gene encoding uncharacterized protein LOC130046333 isoform X3 — MCIRIYVYYNLCVLERVEEGGKHQDSLLLSGKMSKHDEKMRRMMHFQGKCSSMMRNCAIVSLTEANVEDDACSVKDPDYEPDHCSDSDSDSLIEENQDDLPDSFRKVTS, encoded by the exons atgtgtataagAATCTATGTGTATTATAATTTGTGTGTCTTAGAAAGAGTGGAAGAAGGAGGTAAACATCAGGATTCACTTTTACTTTCAGGGAAAATGTCCAAGCATGATGAGAAAATGAGGAGAATGATGCATTTTCAG GGAAAATGTTCAAGCATGATGAGAAACTGCGCCATTGTTTCACTTACAGAAGCCAATGTTGAGGATGATGCATGTTCag tgAAGGACCCTGATTATGAACCAGACCACTGCTCCGACAGTGATTCAGACTCTCTAATTGAAG AAAACCAAGATGATCTTCCTGACAGTTTTAGGAAAGTGACCTCATGA
- the LOC130046333 gene encoding uncharacterized protein LOC130046333 isoform X2, with protein MCIRIYVYYNLCVLERVEEGGKHQDSLLLSGKMSKHDEKMRRMMHFQGKCSSMMRNCAIVSLTEANVEDDACSVKDPDYEPDHCSDSDSDSLIEENQDDLPDSFSFRMSYH; from the exons atgtgtataagAATCTATGTGTATTATAATTTGTGTGTCTTAGAAAGAGTGGAAGAAGGAGGTAAACATCAGGATTCACTTTTACTTTCAGGGAAAATGTCCAAGCATGATGAGAAAATGAGGAGAATGATGCATTTTCAG GGAAAATGTTCAAGCATGATGAGAAACTGCGCCATTGTTTCACTTACAGAAGCCAATGTTGAGGATGATGCATGTTCag tgAAGGACCCTGATTATGAACCAGACCACTGCTCCGACAGTGATTCAGACTCTCTAATTGAAG AAAACCAAGATGATCTTCCTGACAGTTTTAG